A window of Zingiber officinale cultivar Zhangliang chromosome 5A, Zo_v1.1, whole genome shotgun sequence contains these coding sequences:
- the LOC121980725 gene encoding U-box domain-containing protein 44-like translates to MRKSWDGIFDSGSLSDDSYRDNVRIEPIFQAFLCPLTKQVMKDPVTIENGQTFEREAIENWFRDCTDSGRRPTCPLTQKELKSTDVNPSIALRNAIKEWIKRNEVAQLEKAYRTLTSESPEIEILQTLSYITQICENGRSNMHIGYISELIPMIVDMLKSGSRKMRVQALETLCAIAKESDANKEAIAAGETIQTIVKILSHEHSEETKEAVSLLCELSKSRSLCEKIGVVSGAILLLVGMASTKLENNITLEKTLKTLQNLDKCEENVRQMAENGRLQPLLTRLLEGSPEIQLTMVSYLGDLVLSNDVKVSVAETAGSTLVDLMKSESNPARAAALMAFNQISSNETSAKILIQAGILPPLVKDLFAVGINQLPTRLKEVSATVLSNLVSSGVGCDSILLDQDHRTLVSEDIVHNLLHLISNTGPAIECKLLQVLVGLTSSSTTIKNIVAAIKSSGATISLIQFLEAPQREVRMASVKLLGNISPHMGTELANALCSTSGQLGCLISIIAENNGITEEQADAVGLLSNLLEDYYVTRQLLDEGAFKVMVSNVVSIRQGSTRGGRFVNPFLEGLVRALSRFTYILDDNSDAIALTREYNLAALFADLLQINGLDNVLVASALALRNLSKQSQHLTRMPVVLEPRSCFPIFSCCLSKQPVVSGLCRVHHGSCSVKDSFCLLEGRAVEQLVACLDHTNVKVVEAALVALCTLLDDEVDIEQGVTVLDEAEGIKPILEILWENHTEILRQQALWAIERILRKEVIAHEVSGDRNVGTALVEAFRHGDSRTRQIAERALKHIDKLPKFSGVSTEKEG, encoded by the exons ATGAGAAAAAGCTGGGATGGGATCTTTGATTCTGGTAGCCTATCTGATGATAGCTATCGTGACAATGTACGCATTGAGCCCATTTTCCAAGCATTTCTTTGTCCACTTACGAAGCAGGTTATGAAGGATCCTGTTACAATTGAGAATGGACAGACCTTTGAGCGAGAAGCAATCGAGAATTGGTTCAGGGATTGCACAGATAGTGGAAGGAGGCCAACTTGTCCATTGACACAGAAAGAATTGAAGAGCACTGACGTAAACCCCAGCATAGCTTTGAGGAATGCGATTAAAGAATGGATTAAAAGGAACGAAGTTGCTCAGCTTGAAAAAGCATATAGGACACTTACTTCAGAGAGTCCAGAGATTGAGATTTTACAGACACTCAGTTACATCACACAGATTTGCGAGAATGGCAGGTCAAACATGCATATTGGGTACATTTCTGAATTGATACCAATGATCGTTGACATGCTGAAGAGTGGTAGCAGGAAAATGCGAGTTCAGGCACTTGAAACCCTCTGTGCCATAGCCAAAGAGAGTGATGCTAATAAG GAAGCCATAGCTGCAGGGGAGACTATTCAGACAATTGTGAAAATTTTGTCACATGAACATTCTGAAGAGACAAAGGAAGCAGTGTCTTTGTTGTGTGAACTTTCAAAATCTAGATCTTTGTGTGAAAAGATAGGAGTAGTTAGTGGAGCAATTCTTTTATTGGTTGGAATGGCAAGTACTAAATTGGAAAACAATATAACACTAGAGAAAACACTAAAGACATTGCAAAATCTTGACAAGTGTGAAGAAAATGTGAGGCAAATGGCTGAAAATGGAAGACTGCAGCCACTGCTTACCCGCCTACTGGAAG GTTCACCGGAGATACAACTTACTATGGTTTCCTACCTTGGAGATCTTGTCTTGAGCAATGATGTGAAAGTCTCTGTAGCTGAGACAGCCGGTTCAACATTAGTTGATCTAATGAAGAGTGAGAGCAACCCAGCAAGAGCAGCAGCCCTCATGGCTTTCAATCAGATTTCCTCTAATGAAACTAGTGCAAAGATACTTATTCAAGCTGGCATCCTTCCTCCACTTGTCAAAGACCTCTTCGCTGTAGGCATCAACCAGCTTCCTACGAGGCTGAAAGAGGTGTCTGCAACAGTTTTGTCAAATCTTGTATCTTCAGGCGTTGGTTGTGATTCCATCCTGCTTGATCAAGATCATCGTACATTGGTTTCCGAAGACATTGTTCACAATCTTCTCCATTTGATCAGTAACACTGGTCCTGCTATTGAGTGCAAGCTTCTTCAGGTTCTTGTTGGGCTTACAAGTTCATCTACTACCATCAAGAATATAGTTGCTGCCATTAAAAGCTCAGGTGCTACCATTAGCCTCATTCAATTTCTTGAAGCTCCCCAGAGAGAGGTTCGAATGGCTTCTGTAAAACTTCTGGGTAACATATCTCCTCACATGGGTACAGAGCTGGCCAATGCTCTTTGTAGTACTTCTGGCCAGCTAGGTTGCTTGATTAGTATCATTGCTGAGAACAATGGTATCACCGAGGAACAAGCAGATGCTGTTGGTCTGTTGTCCAACCTTCTTGAGGACTACTACGTAACCAGGCAGCTTCTTGATGAAGGGGCCTTCAAAGTAATGGTCTCCAATGTGGTCAGTATCAGGCAAGGCAGTACTCGTGGGGGTCGTTTCGTGAATCCTTTTCTCGAAGGGCTAGTCAGGGCTCTGTCAAGATTCACTTATATTCTAGATGACAATTCTGATGCCATTGCTCTAACTCGTGAATATAACCTTGCTGCCCTTTTTGCTGATCTGCTTCAGATCAATGGTCTTGACAATGTACTGGTTGCCTCCGCCCTTGCGCTACGAAATCTCTCCAAACAGTCACAACATCTCACAAGGATGCCAGTTGTTCTAGAACCAAGATCTTGTTTCCCTATCTTTTCCTGTTGTCTAAGCAAGCAACCTGTTGTTAGCGGGCTGTGCAGAGTTCATCATGGTTCCTGTTCAGTGAAGGATAGCTTCTGTTTGTTGGAAGGGAGGGCAGTAGAACAACTGGTTGCTTGTCTTGATCATACAAATGTGAAGGTGGTGGAAGCTGCCCTGGTAGCTTTGTGCACTCTATTGGACGATGAGGTGGACATTGAGCAAGGAGTGACAGTCTTGGACGAGGCCGAAGGGATCAAACCAATCCTAGAGATATTGTGGGAGAACCACACTGAGATACTCAGGCAACAAGCTTTGTGGGCCATTGAGAGGATCTTGCGGAAAGAGGTGATAGCTCATGAAGTCTCTGGGGATCGAAATGTTGGGACTGCCTTGGTTGAAGCATTTCGTCACGGAGACAGTAGGACAAGGCAGATTGCTGAGCGAGCACTGAAGCATATAGACAAATTGCCAAAATTCTCTGGAGTTTCCACCGAGAAAGAGGGATGA
- the LOC121980726 gene encoding ubiquitin domain-containing protein DSK2a-like: MAADGESGGAVPASATIHIRCSNGSKFSVQAALDEMVGAFKAVVASSCDVPAEQQRLIYKGRILKDDHTLASYGVESDHTIHMVRGGAPSAVPTNKVVNNQGVSRATDTNPSSTFGGSLSPGLSVNGLSGSGTAGLLGAGFPELDQMQQQLSQNPNIMREIMNMPAMQNLISNPDIIRNLFMNNPQMREIIDRNPELAHVLNDPNTLRQTLEAARNPELMREMMRNTDRAMSNIESSPEGFNMLRRMYETVQEPFLNATTMGGDSGVDIGSNPFAALLRNQGAGRGSGRETSADSTLSSEPTTGTVPNANPLPNPWGANSGGSQPVNTQSTAATAPTTRGLTGLGSLDLENMVGRMQDPSMLSQILQNPAMTQMMQNLLSDPQYVNQMLNSNSNVRSLLESNTQLREMMQNPDFIRQLMSPETMQQLLSFQQSLFSHIGRQQSTTEQEQTGRGTGTQNNTGMEFLMNMFGGLGTGGLGIPNPSNVPPEELYATQLSQLQEMGFYDTQENIRALTATAGNVHAAVERLLGNPRQ, translated from the exons ATGGCAGCCGATGGAGAGTCCGGCGGAGCGGTCCCTGCCTCCGCCACCATCCACATCCGGTGCTCCAACGGCTCCAAGTTCTCCGTGCAGGCGGCGCTCGACGAGATGGTGGGCGCGTTCAAGGCCGTCGTCGCCAGCAGCTGTGACGTGCCGGCGGAACAGCAGCGGCTGATTTACAAGGGAAGGATCTTGAAGGACGACCATACTCTCGCGAGCTACG GTGTTGAATCAGATCATACCATTCACATGGTTCGTGGTGGTGCTCCTTCTGCTGTGCCAACTAACAAAGTTGTGAATAACCAAGGTGTTTCAAGAGCAACAGACACTAATCCATCATCTACTTTTGGAGGTTCCCTTTCTCCGGGCTTGAGTGTTAATGGGTTATCTGGTAGTGGGACAGCTGGTTTATTGGGAGCTGGATTTCCAGAGCTTGATCAGATGCAGCAGCAGCTTAGTCAGAACCCTAATATTATGAGGGAAATTATGAATATGCCTGCCATGCAGAATCTCATTAGCAATCCAGATATAATCCGCAATCTTTTTATGAACAATCCCCAAATGCGTGAAATTATTGACCGTAATCCTGAGCTTGCGCATGTCCTCAATGATCCAAATACTCTGAGGCAGACACTTGAGGCAGCAAGGAATCCTGAACTCATGAGGGAGATGATGCGTAACACTGATAGGGCAATGAGCAATATCGAATCATCTCCTGAAGGATTCAACATGCTACGACGCATGTATGAAACTGTTCAGGAGCCATTTCTTAATGCAACCACTATGGGAGGCGACTCAGGGGTTGACATAGGATCCAACCCATTTGCTGCTCTTCTCAGAAATCAGGGTGCTGGACGTGGCAGTGGCAGAGAGACGTCAGCAGATTCCACTCTTAGTTCAGAGCCAACAACTGGGACTGTACCTAATGCCAATCCTCTTCCTAACCCTTGGGGTGCCAACT CTGGAGGGTCACAGCCAGTCAATACACAATCAACTGCTGCAACTGCACCAACAACTCGTGGGTTAACTGGTCTTGGTTCACTGGATTTAGAAAACATGGTTGGCAGGATGCAAGATCCATCCATGTTAAGTCAGATTTTGCAAAATCCTGCTATGACGCAGATGATGCAAAATCTCCTTTCTGATCCTCAGTATGTGAACCAG ATGCTTAATTCGAACTCCAATGTGCGAAGTTTATTGGAATCAAATACTCAGTTAAGAGAGATGATGCAAAACCCAGATTTTATACGCCAGCTTATGTCACCTGAAACAATGCAG CAACTTTTATCTTTTCAACAATCTCTGTTCTCCCACATTGGTCGGCAGCAGTCAACCAC GGAGCAAGAGCAGACAGGTCGAGGCACTG GCACACAAAACAACACAGGGATGGAGTTCCTGATGAACATGTTTGGTGGGCTTGGCACAGGAGGTCTTGGCATCCCCAACCCTTCAAATG TCCCTCCAGAAGAACTTTATGCGACTCAGTTATCTCAGCTTCAAGAAATGGGATTTTACGATACACAAGAGAACATCCGAGCGCTAACTGCCACTGCAGGGAACGTCCATGCTGCTGTCGAGCGACTGCTTGGGAATCCCAGGCAGTAA